The proteins below come from a single Felis catus isolate Fca126 chromosome A1, F.catus_Fca126_mat1.0, whole genome shotgun sequence genomic window:
- the PRKAA1 gene encoding 5'-AMP-activated protein kinase catalytic subunit alpha-1 isoform X1, which produces MRRLSSWRKMATAEKQKHDGRVKIGHYILGDTLGVGTFGKVKVGKHELTGHKVAVKILNRQKIRSLDVVGKIRREIQNLKLFRHPHIIKLYQVISTPSDIFMVMEYVSGGELFDYICKNGRKSDVPGVVRTGSMKELDEKESRRLFQQILSGVDYCHRHMVVHRDLKPENVLLDAHMNAKIADFGLSNMMSDGEFLRTSCGSPNYAAPEVISGRLYAGPEVDIWSSGVILYALLCGTLPFDDDHVPTLFKKICDGIFYTPQYLNPSVISLLKHMLQVDPMKRATIKDIREHEWFKQDLPKYLFPEDPSYSSTMIDDEALKEVCEKFECSEEEVLSCLYNRNHQDPLAVAYHLIIDNRRIMNEAKDFYLATSPPDSFLDDHHLTRPHPERVPFLVAETPRARHTLDELNPQKSKHQGVRKAKWHLGIRSQSRPNDIMAEVCRAIKQLDYEWKVVNPYYLRVRRKNPVTSTYSKMSLQLYQVDSRTYLLDFRSIDDEITEAKSGTATPQRSGSVSNYRSCQRNDSDADAQGKSSEASLTSSVTSLDSSPVDLTPRPGSHTIEFFEMCANLIKILAQ; this is translated from the exons TTGGCAAACATGAATTGACTGGGCACAAAGTTGCTGTGAAGATACTCAATCGACAGAAGATTCGAAGCCTTGATGTGGTAGGAAAAATCCGCAGAGAAATTCAGAACCTCAAGCTTTTCAGGCATCCTCATATAATTAAACT GTACCAGGTCATCAGTACACCATCTGATATTTTCATGGTGATGGAATATGTCTCAGGAGGAGAGCTATTTGATTATATCTGTAAAAATGGAAGG AAATCTGATGTACCTGGAGTAGTAAGAACAGGCTCCATGAAGGAG CTGGATGAAAAAGAAAGTCGGCGTCTGTTCCAACAGATCCTTTCTGGTGTGGATTACTGTCACAGGCATATGGTGGTCCATAGAGATTTGAAACCTGAAAATGTCCTGCTTGATGCACACATGAATGCAAAGATAGCTGATTTTG GTCTTTCAAACATGATGTCAGATGGTGAATTTTTAAGAACAAGCTGTGGCTCACCCAACTACGCTGCACCAGAAGTAATTTCAGGAAG ATTGTATGCAGGTCCAGAGGTAGACATATGGAGCAGTGGGGTTATTCTCTATGCTTTATTATGTGGAACCCTTCCGTTTGATGATGATCATGTGCCAACTCTTTTTAAGAAGATATGTGATGGGATCTTTTATACCCCTCAGTATTTAAATCCATCTGTGATTAGCCTTTTGAAACATATGCTACAGGTGGATCCCATGAAGAGGGCCACAATCAAAGATATCAG GGAGCATGAATGGTTTAAACAAGATCTTCCAAAATATCTCTTTCCTGAGGATCCATCATATAGTTCAACCATGATTGATGATGAAGCCTTAAAAGAAGTGTGTGAAAAATTTGAATGCTCAGAAGAGGAGGTTCTCAGCTGCCTTTATAATAGAAATCACCAGGACCCGTTGGCAGTTGCCTATCACCTCATAATAGATAACAGGAGGATAATGAATGAGGCCAAAGATTTTTACTTGGCAACAAGCCCACCTGATTCTTTTCTCGATGATCATCATTTGACTCGGCCCCATCCTGAAAGAGTACCATTCTTGGTTGCTGAAACGCCAAGGGCACGCCACACCCTCGATGAATTAAACCCACAGAAATCAAAACACCAAGGTGTAAGGAAAGCAAAATGGCATTTGGGAATTAGAAGTCAAAGTCGACCAAATGATATCATGGCAGAAGTTTGTAGAGCAATTAAACAACTGGATTACGAATGGAAG GTTGTAAACCCATATTATTTGCGTGTTCGAAGGAAGAATCCTGTAACAAGTACATACTCCAAAATGAGTCTACAGTTATACCAAGTGGATAGTAGAACGTACTTACTGGATTTCCGTAGCATTGATG atGAAATTACTGAAGCCAAATCAGGGACTGCTACTCCACAGAGATCAGGATCAGTTAGCAACTATCGATCTTGCCAAAGGAATGATTCAGATGCTGATGCTCAAGGAAAATCCTCAGAAGCTTCACTTACCTCATCTGTGACCTCACTTGACTCTTCTCCTGTTGACTTAACTCCAAGACCTGGAAGTCACACGATAGAGTTTTTTGAAATGTGTGCGAATCTAATTAAAATTCTTGCACAGTAA
- the PRKAA1 gene encoding 5'-AMP-activated protein kinase catalytic subunit alpha-1 isoform X2, which produces MRRLSSWRKMATAEKQKHDGRVKIGHYILGDTLGVGTFGKVKVGKHELTGHKVAVKILNRQKIRSLDVVGKIRREIQNLKLFRHPHIIKLYQVISTPSDIFMVMEYVSGGELFDYICKNGRLDEKESRRLFQQILSGVDYCHRHMVVHRDLKPENVLLDAHMNAKIADFGLSNMMSDGEFLRTSCGSPNYAAPEVISGRLYAGPEVDIWSSGVILYALLCGTLPFDDDHVPTLFKKICDGIFYTPQYLNPSVISLLKHMLQVDPMKRATIKDIREHEWFKQDLPKYLFPEDPSYSSTMIDDEALKEVCEKFECSEEEVLSCLYNRNHQDPLAVAYHLIIDNRRIMNEAKDFYLATSPPDSFLDDHHLTRPHPERVPFLVAETPRARHTLDELNPQKSKHQGVRKAKWHLGIRSQSRPNDIMAEVCRAIKQLDYEWKVVNPYYLRVRRKNPVTSTYSKMSLQLYQVDSRTYLLDFRSIDDEITEAKSGTATPQRSGSVSNYRSCQRNDSDADAQGKSSEASLTSSVTSLDSSPVDLTPRPGSHTIEFFEMCANLIKILAQ; this is translated from the exons TTGGCAAACATGAATTGACTGGGCACAAAGTTGCTGTGAAGATACTCAATCGACAGAAGATTCGAAGCCTTGATGTGGTAGGAAAAATCCGCAGAGAAATTCAGAACCTCAAGCTTTTCAGGCATCCTCATATAATTAAACT GTACCAGGTCATCAGTACACCATCTGATATTTTCATGGTGATGGAATATGTCTCAGGAGGAGAGCTATTTGATTATATCTGTAAAAATGGAAGG CTGGATGAAAAAGAAAGTCGGCGTCTGTTCCAACAGATCCTTTCTGGTGTGGATTACTGTCACAGGCATATGGTGGTCCATAGAGATTTGAAACCTGAAAATGTCCTGCTTGATGCACACATGAATGCAAAGATAGCTGATTTTG GTCTTTCAAACATGATGTCAGATGGTGAATTTTTAAGAACAAGCTGTGGCTCACCCAACTACGCTGCACCAGAAGTAATTTCAGGAAG ATTGTATGCAGGTCCAGAGGTAGACATATGGAGCAGTGGGGTTATTCTCTATGCTTTATTATGTGGAACCCTTCCGTTTGATGATGATCATGTGCCAACTCTTTTTAAGAAGATATGTGATGGGATCTTTTATACCCCTCAGTATTTAAATCCATCTGTGATTAGCCTTTTGAAACATATGCTACAGGTGGATCCCATGAAGAGGGCCACAATCAAAGATATCAG GGAGCATGAATGGTTTAAACAAGATCTTCCAAAATATCTCTTTCCTGAGGATCCATCATATAGTTCAACCATGATTGATGATGAAGCCTTAAAAGAAGTGTGTGAAAAATTTGAATGCTCAGAAGAGGAGGTTCTCAGCTGCCTTTATAATAGAAATCACCAGGACCCGTTGGCAGTTGCCTATCACCTCATAATAGATAACAGGAGGATAATGAATGAGGCCAAAGATTTTTACTTGGCAACAAGCCCACCTGATTCTTTTCTCGATGATCATCATTTGACTCGGCCCCATCCTGAAAGAGTACCATTCTTGGTTGCTGAAACGCCAAGGGCACGCCACACCCTCGATGAATTAAACCCACAGAAATCAAAACACCAAGGTGTAAGGAAAGCAAAATGGCATTTGGGAATTAGAAGTCAAAGTCGACCAAATGATATCATGGCAGAAGTTTGTAGAGCAATTAAACAACTGGATTACGAATGGAAG GTTGTAAACCCATATTATTTGCGTGTTCGAAGGAAGAATCCTGTAACAAGTACATACTCCAAAATGAGTCTACAGTTATACCAAGTGGATAGTAGAACGTACTTACTGGATTTCCGTAGCATTGATG atGAAATTACTGAAGCCAAATCAGGGACTGCTACTCCACAGAGATCAGGATCAGTTAGCAACTATCGATCTTGCCAAAGGAATGATTCAGATGCTGATGCTCAAGGAAAATCCTCAGAAGCTTCACTTACCTCATCTGTGACCTCACTTGACTCTTCTCCTGTTGACTTAACTCCAAGACCTGGAAGTCACACGATAGAGTTTTTTGAAATGTGTGCGAATCTAATTAAAATTCTTGCACAGTAA
- the PRKAA1 gene encoding 5'-AMP-activated protein kinase catalytic subunit alpha-1 isoform X3 translates to MNPSIGKHELTGHKVAVKILNRQKIRSLDVVGKIRREIQNLKLFRHPHIIKLYQVISTPSDIFMVMEYVSGGELFDYICKNGRKSDVPGVVRTGSMKELDEKESRRLFQQILSGVDYCHRHMVVHRDLKPENVLLDAHMNAKIADFGLSNMMSDGEFLRTSCGSPNYAAPEVISGRLYAGPEVDIWSSGVILYALLCGTLPFDDDHVPTLFKKICDGIFYTPQYLNPSVISLLKHMLQVDPMKRATIKDIREHEWFKQDLPKYLFPEDPSYSSTMIDDEALKEVCEKFECSEEEVLSCLYNRNHQDPLAVAYHLIIDNRRIMNEAKDFYLATSPPDSFLDDHHLTRPHPERVPFLVAETPRARHTLDELNPQKSKHQGVRKAKWHLGIRSQSRPNDIMAEVCRAIKQLDYEWKVVNPYYLRVRRKNPVTSTYSKMSLQLYQVDSRTYLLDFRSIDDEITEAKSGTATPQRSGSVSNYRSCQRNDSDADAQGKSSEASLTSSVTSLDSSPVDLTPRPGSHTIEFFEMCANLIKILAQ, encoded by the exons TTGGCAAACATGAATTGACTGGGCACAAAGTTGCTGTGAAGATACTCAATCGACAGAAGATTCGAAGCCTTGATGTGGTAGGAAAAATCCGCAGAGAAATTCAGAACCTCAAGCTTTTCAGGCATCCTCATATAATTAAACT GTACCAGGTCATCAGTACACCATCTGATATTTTCATGGTGATGGAATATGTCTCAGGAGGAGAGCTATTTGATTATATCTGTAAAAATGGAAGG AAATCTGATGTACCTGGAGTAGTAAGAACAGGCTCCATGAAGGAG CTGGATGAAAAAGAAAGTCGGCGTCTGTTCCAACAGATCCTTTCTGGTGTGGATTACTGTCACAGGCATATGGTGGTCCATAGAGATTTGAAACCTGAAAATGTCCTGCTTGATGCACACATGAATGCAAAGATAGCTGATTTTG GTCTTTCAAACATGATGTCAGATGGTGAATTTTTAAGAACAAGCTGTGGCTCACCCAACTACGCTGCACCAGAAGTAATTTCAGGAAG ATTGTATGCAGGTCCAGAGGTAGACATATGGAGCAGTGGGGTTATTCTCTATGCTTTATTATGTGGAACCCTTCCGTTTGATGATGATCATGTGCCAACTCTTTTTAAGAAGATATGTGATGGGATCTTTTATACCCCTCAGTATTTAAATCCATCTGTGATTAGCCTTTTGAAACATATGCTACAGGTGGATCCCATGAAGAGGGCCACAATCAAAGATATCAG GGAGCATGAATGGTTTAAACAAGATCTTCCAAAATATCTCTTTCCTGAGGATCCATCATATAGTTCAACCATGATTGATGATGAAGCCTTAAAAGAAGTGTGTGAAAAATTTGAATGCTCAGAAGAGGAGGTTCTCAGCTGCCTTTATAATAGAAATCACCAGGACCCGTTGGCAGTTGCCTATCACCTCATAATAGATAACAGGAGGATAATGAATGAGGCCAAAGATTTTTACTTGGCAACAAGCCCACCTGATTCTTTTCTCGATGATCATCATTTGACTCGGCCCCATCCTGAAAGAGTACCATTCTTGGTTGCTGAAACGCCAAGGGCACGCCACACCCTCGATGAATTAAACCCACAGAAATCAAAACACCAAGGTGTAAGGAAAGCAAAATGGCATTTGGGAATTAGAAGTCAAAGTCGACCAAATGATATCATGGCAGAAGTTTGTAGAGCAATTAAACAACTGGATTACGAATGGAAG GTTGTAAACCCATATTATTTGCGTGTTCGAAGGAAGAATCCTGTAACAAGTACATACTCCAAAATGAGTCTACAGTTATACCAAGTGGATAGTAGAACGTACTTACTGGATTTCCGTAGCATTGATG atGAAATTACTGAAGCCAAATCAGGGACTGCTACTCCACAGAGATCAGGATCAGTTAGCAACTATCGATCTTGCCAAAGGAATGATTCAGATGCTGATGCTCAAGGAAAATCCTCAGAAGCTTCACTTACCTCATCTGTGACCTCACTTGACTCTTCTCCTGTTGACTTAACTCCAAGACCTGGAAGTCACACGATAGAGTTTTTTGAAATGTGTGCGAATCTAATTAAAATTCTTGCACAGTAA
- the PRKAA1 gene encoding 5'-AMP-activated protein kinase catalytic subunit alpha-1 isoform X4 — protein sequence MVMEYVSGGELFDYICKNGRKSDVPGVVRTGSMKELDEKESRRLFQQILSGVDYCHRHMVVHRDLKPENVLLDAHMNAKIADFGLSNMMSDGEFLRTSCGSPNYAAPEVISGRLYAGPEVDIWSSGVILYALLCGTLPFDDDHVPTLFKKICDGIFYTPQYLNPSVISLLKHMLQVDPMKRATIKDIREHEWFKQDLPKYLFPEDPSYSSTMIDDEALKEVCEKFECSEEEVLSCLYNRNHQDPLAVAYHLIIDNRRIMNEAKDFYLATSPPDSFLDDHHLTRPHPERVPFLVAETPRARHTLDELNPQKSKHQGVRKAKWHLGIRSQSRPNDIMAEVCRAIKQLDYEWKVVNPYYLRVRRKNPVTSTYSKMSLQLYQVDSRTYLLDFRSIDDEITEAKSGTATPQRSGSVSNYRSCQRNDSDADAQGKSSEASLTSSVTSLDSSPVDLTPRPGSHTIEFFEMCANLIKILAQ from the exons ATGGTGATGGAATATGTCTCAGGAGGAGAGCTATTTGATTATATCTGTAAAAATGGAAGG AAATCTGATGTACCTGGAGTAGTAAGAACAGGCTCCATGAAGGAG CTGGATGAAAAAGAAAGTCGGCGTCTGTTCCAACAGATCCTTTCTGGTGTGGATTACTGTCACAGGCATATGGTGGTCCATAGAGATTTGAAACCTGAAAATGTCCTGCTTGATGCACACATGAATGCAAAGATAGCTGATTTTG GTCTTTCAAACATGATGTCAGATGGTGAATTTTTAAGAACAAGCTGTGGCTCACCCAACTACGCTGCACCAGAAGTAATTTCAGGAAG ATTGTATGCAGGTCCAGAGGTAGACATATGGAGCAGTGGGGTTATTCTCTATGCTTTATTATGTGGAACCCTTCCGTTTGATGATGATCATGTGCCAACTCTTTTTAAGAAGATATGTGATGGGATCTTTTATACCCCTCAGTATTTAAATCCATCTGTGATTAGCCTTTTGAAACATATGCTACAGGTGGATCCCATGAAGAGGGCCACAATCAAAGATATCAG GGAGCATGAATGGTTTAAACAAGATCTTCCAAAATATCTCTTTCCTGAGGATCCATCATATAGTTCAACCATGATTGATGATGAAGCCTTAAAAGAAGTGTGTGAAAAATTTGAATGCTCAGAAGAGGAGGTTCTCAGCTGCCTTTATAATAGAAATCACCAGGACCCGTTGGCAGTTGCCTATCACCTCATAATAGATAACAGGAGGATAATGAATGAGGCCAAAGATTTTTACTTGGCAACAAGCCCACCTGATTCTTTTCTCGATGATCATCATTTGACTCGGCCCCATCCTGAAAGAGTACCATTCTTGGTTGCTGAAACGCCAAGGGCACGCCACACCCTCGATGAATTAAACCCACAGAAATCAAAACACCAAGGTGTAAGGAAAGCAAAATGGCATTTGGGAATTAGAAGTCAAAGTCGACCAAATGATATCATGGCAGAAGTTTGTAGAGCAATTAAACAACTGGATTACGAATGGAAG GTTGTAAACCCATATTATTTGCGTGTTCGAAGGAAGAATCCTGTAACAAGTACATACTCCAAAATGAGTCTACAGTTATACCAAGTGGATAGTAGAACGTACTTACTGGATTTCCGTAGCATTGATG atGAAATTACTGAAGCCAAATCAGGGACTGCTACTCCACAGAGATCAGGATCAGTTAGCAACTATCGATCTTGCCAAAGGAATGATTCAGATGCTGATGCTCAAGGAAAATCCTCAGAAGCTTCACTTACCTCATCTGTGACCTCACTTGACTCTTCTCCTGTTGACTTAACTCCAAGACCTGGAAGTCACACGATAGAGTTTTTTGAAATGTGTGCGAATCTAATTAAAATTCTTGCACAGTAA
- the PRKAA1 gene encoding 5'-AMP-activated protein kinase catalytic subunit alpha-1 isoform X5 yields MVVHRDLKPENVLLDAHMNAKIADFGLSNMMSDGEFLRTSCGSPNYAAPEVISGRLYAGPEVDIWSSGVILYALLCGTLPFDDDHVPTLFKKICDGIFYTPQYLNPSVISLLKHMLQVDPMKRATIKDIREHEWFKQDLPKYLFPEDPSYSSTMIDDEALKEVCEKFECSEEEVLSCLYNRNHQDPLAVAYHLIIDNRRIMNEAKDFYLATSPPDSFLDDHHLTRPHPERVPFLVAETPRARHTLDELNPQKSKHQGVRKAKWHLGIRSQSRPNDIMAEVCRAIKQLDYEWKVVNPYYLRVRRKNPVTSTYSKMSLQLYQVDSRTYLLDFRSIDDEITEAKSGTATPQRSGSVSNYRSCQRNDSDADAQGKSSEASLTSSVTSLDSSPVDLTPRPGSHTIEFFEMCANLIKILAQ; encoded by the exons ATGGTGGTCCATAGAGATTTGAAACCTGAAAATGTCCTGCTTGATGCACACATGAATGCAAAGATAGCTGATTTTG GTCTTTCAAACATGATGTCAGATGGTGAATTTTTAAGAACAAGCTGTGGCTCACCCAACTACGCTGCACCAGAAGTAATTTCAGGAAG ATTGTATGCAGGTCCAGAGGTAGACATATGGAGCAGTGGGGTTATTCTCTATGCTTTATTATGTGGAACCCTTCCGTTTGATGATGATCATGTGCCAACTCTTTTTAAGAAGATATGTGATGGGATCTTTTATACCCCTCAGTATTTAAATCCATCTGTGATTAGCCTTTTGAAACATATGCTACAGGTGGATCCCATGAAGAGGGCCACAATCAAAGATATCAG GGAGCATGAATGGTTTAAACAAGATCTTCCAAAATATCTCTTTCCTGAGGATCCATCATATAGTTCAACCATGATTGATGATGAAGCCTTAAAAGAAGTGTGTGAAAAATTTGAATGCTCAGAAGAGGAGGTTCTCAGCTGCCTTTATAATAGAAATCACCAGGACCCGTTGGCAGTTGCCTATCACCTCATAATAGATAACAGGAGGATAATGAATGAGGCCAAAGATTTTTACTTGGCAACAAGCCCACCTGATTCTTTTCTCGATGATCATCATTTGACTCGGCCCCATCCTGAAAGAGTACCATTCTTGGTTGCTGAAACGCCAAGGGCACGCCACACCCTCGATGAATTAAACCCACAGAAATCAAAACACCAAGGTGTAAGGAAAGCAAAATGGCATTTGGGAATTAGAAGTCAAAGTCGACCAAATGATATCATGGCAGAAGTTTGTAGAGCAATTAAACAACTGGATTACGAATGGAAG GTTGTAAACCCATATTATTTGCGTGTTCGAAGGAAGAATCCTGTAACAAGTACATACTCCAAAATGAGTCTACAGTTATACCAAGTGGATAGTAGAACGTACTTACTGGATTTCCGTAGCATTGATG atGAAATTACTGAAGCCAAATCAGGGACTGCTACTCCACAGAGATCAGGATCAGTTAGCAACTATCGATCTTGCCAAAGGAATGATTCAGATGCTGATGCTCAAGGAAAATCCTCAGAAGCTTCACTTACCTCATCTGTGACCTCACTTGACTCTTCTCCTGTTGACTTAACTCCAAGACCTGGAAGTCACACGATAGAGTTTTTTGAAATGTGTGCGAATCTAATTAAAATTCTTGCACAGTAA